A genome region from Archaeoglobus fulgidus DSM 4304 includes the following:
- a CDS encoding thiamine pyrophosphate-binding protein: MDAAHAVAECLKNFGVGRVYGIIGTSIVDFVDALYDYREEIRYISCRHEQVAASMADAEGRLTGFPGVSLVHAAPGTLNAAIGVANAYKDGSPMVVISGGAKRKLYGKNTMLEVDQQSVMRPITMATFRVEDAAKAQSIIAKAFSIAVRECGPVYVEFAEDVWLEESSSEDVRIEAEKPRAGDAEIESVAEMLREAKKPLILAGFGVNSEEGSELLTQLVEKTSIPVATTGNGRGALDDNHRLCLGRAGFGGGSIHADEALRNSDFLLCLGCQLTDVTTYGYNWMPSGKVVAVTLDREAGKKLNYALVSYSDAVDFLRRLIEKVEGYRAPESWLHEIEVWRKSWEQMVENAVNMEYKGFANPAKFFKKLNEALPENAVVSAGQGMHVLYPQAYVKARRPRSYLAATNHGAMGFGFPAAMTAALLGYTAIAVVGDGEFMMTVQDLETAVRESIPVKVVVVNDNSYRVLYFRQKVQKMGRVYGTLHTNPDFAELAGVFGADGVTVSSDSQIEDAIGEMLNSERPFVLDLRISPDCFAPFNPQPSVRM, from the coding sequence ATGGACGCTGCACACGCTGTTGCGGAATGCTTGAAGAATTTTGGTGTTGGAAGGGTTTACGGCATTATCGGCACGTCTATTGTTGACTTCGTCGATGCGCTTTACGATTACAGGGAGGAGATAAGGTACATCTCCTGCCGTCACGAGCAGGTTGCCGCCTCGATGGCCGATGCCGAAGGAAGGCTGACGGGCTTTCCGGGAGTCAGTTTAGTTCACGCCGCCCCCGGCACACTCAACGCAGCCATAGGCGTTGCCAACGCCTACAAGGACGGCTCACCCATGGTGGTGATTTCGGGAGGGGCTAAGAGGAAGCTCTACGGAAAGAACACGATGCTCGAGGTTGACCAGCAGTCCGTAATGAGGCCGATAACCATGGCGACTTTCAGGGTTGAGGATGCGGCAAAAGCTCAGAGCATCATTGCCAAGGCATTCTCCATCGCCGTCAGGGAGTGCGGGCCCGTTTATGTGGAATTTGCTGAGGATGTTTGGCTTGAAGAGAGTAGCAGCGAGGATGTCAGAATTGAGGCCGAGAAACCTAGGGCAGGTGATGCCGAAATCGAGAGCGTTGCTGAAATGCTCAGGGAAGCTAAGAAACCGCTGATACTTGCAGGATTCGGTGTGAACAGCGAGGAAGGGAGCGAGCTTCTAACGCAGCTTGTAGAGAAGACGTCGATACCCGTCGCCACAACGGGCAACGGTAGAGGGGCGTTGGATGATAATCACAGGCTCTGCTTGGGCAGAGCAGGCTTCGGAGGGGGGAGCATCCATGCTGATGAGGCTTTGAGAAACTCGGACTTCCTGCTCTGCCTCGGCTGCCAGCTCACGGACGTCACAACCTACGGCTACAACTGGATGCCGTCCGGAAAGGTTGTTGCAGTCACGCTTGACAGGGAGGCGGGGAAGAAGCTGAACTACGCGCTTGTAAGCTACAGTGACGCGGTTGATTTTCTCAGAAGGCTTATTGAGAAAGTTGAAGGTTACAGAGCGCCTGAAAGCTGGCTGCACGAAATCGAAGTCTGGAGAAAGAGCTGGGAGCAAATGGTTGAGAATGCCGTGAACATGGAGTACAAAGGCTTTGCAAACCCCGCAAAGTTCTTCAAGAAGCTCAATGAGGCTCTACCTGAAAATGCCGTTGTTTCGGCAGGACAGGGGATGCATGTGCTGTACCCTCAGGCCTACGTGAAGGCGAGGAGGCCGAGAAGCTACTTGGCGGCAACGAATCACGGTGCCATGGGCTTCGGATTTCCCGCTGCAATGACCGCAGCGCTTCTCGGCTACACCGCCATAGCAGTGGTTGGTGATGGAGAGTTCATGATGACTGTGCAGGATTTGGAGACGGCGGTGAGGGAAAGTATTCCCGTAAAGGTCGTTGTCGTCAACGACAACTCATACAGGGTGCTCTACTTCAGGCAGAAGGTTCAGAAAATGGGAAGGGTTTACGGTACACTCCACACAAATCCCGACTTCGCCGAGCTGGCGGGAGTTTTTGGCGCTGACGGAGTTACTGTCAGCTCGGACTCCCAAATAGAGGATGCGATAGGGGAGATGCTTAACTCGGAAAGGCCGTTCGTCCTCGACCTGCGCATCTCTCCCGACTGCTTCGCGCCCTTCAACCCTCAGCCAAGTGTGAGGATGTAG
- a CDS encoding NfeD family protein, producing MKLSPLFVLLLALLIAPVNAAELRVAKVEVRGEINQGTYLTLQHAYDFALRERFDVLFVVLDTPGGLLSSTQKIVKMFLNSEVPVVVFVPRGAMCASAGSIILLSSHIAVMADGTAVGAATPVSVGFASAEVENKTVNYIAGYVKDIARERGRNEGVAEKFVTQALTLTAKEALEQGIIDYIANTEGEAIEGLKGRSAEIDGKLVTFEFDTYRVIEVKKPLQASIYEIISSPQLAAILLLLGIYLLIFGLTSPGLVPETVGAICLILALAGLGVIGINHLGLLLIVLGVIFLFAELMTPTYGVLGAASVVSVVLGLLILFNEPLMPESFYDAFPKFVAGMGIGLGGIMTFMIIKIAQIRKKKSSVGEVVGEKGEVLEFSNGRGFARVRGEIWKVVSDEELEKGDEVEVIAREGLTLRVRKIGGGGTEKGDAEVAGEN from the coding sequence ATGAAGCTTTCACCACTTTTTGTTTTGCTTCTCGCTCTTCTCATCGCTCCAGTCAATGCAGCCGAGCTTAGGGTGGCGAAGGTTGAGGTGAGGGGAGAGATAAACCAGGGAACGTATCTGACTCTGCAGCACGCGTACGATTTTGCTTTGAGGGAGAGGTTTGACGTCCTCTTCGTTGTTCTCGACACTCCCGGAGGGCTGCTTAGCTCAACCCAGAAGATAGTCAAGATGTTCCTAAACAGCGAGGTTCCCGTTGTCGTTTTTGTCCCGAGGGGGGCTATGTGTGCCTCGGCAGGCTCAATCATCCTTTTATCATCGCACATTGCGGTGATGGCTGACGGAACGGCGGTGGGGGCAGCCACACCTGTAAGCGTGGGATTTGCAAGCGCTGAGGTTGAGAACAAGACCGTGAACTACATTGCGGGTTATGTTAAGGACATTGCAAGGGAGAGGGGGAGGAATGAGGGTGTTGCGGAGAAGTTCGTGACTCAGGCTTTAACGCTGACAGCAAAAGAAGCTCTGGAGCAGGGAATAATCGACTACATTGCAAACACGGAGGGTGAGGCCATTGAGGGCCTTAAGGGGAGAAGCGCGGAGATCGACGGAAAGCTTGTAACATTCGAGTTCGACACCTACAGAGTTATTGAGGTCAAGAAGCCGCTGCAGGCCAGCATTTACGAGATAATCTCGAGCCCGCAGCTCGCGGCGATTCTCCTCCTTCTCGGAATCTACCTTCTAATCTTCGGCCTCACATCCCCCGGACTCGTGCCCGAGACTGTTGGAGCTATCTGCCTTATTCTGGCTTTAGCAGGACTTGGGGTGATTGGGATAAATCACCTCGGCCTGCTCCTCATCGTTTTGGGCGTAATTTTCCTCTTTGCCGAGCTAATGACACCAACCTATGGCGTTCTCGGTGCTGCCTCGGTGGTTTCGGTTGTACTCGGGCTTCTCATTCTCTTCAACGAACCTTTAATGCCTGAGTCCTTCTACGATGCCTTTCCCAAGTTCGTTGCAGGGATGGGAATCGGGCTTGGAGGAATAATGACCTTCATGATCATCAAGATTGCTCAGATCAGAAAGAAGAAGAGCAGCGTTGGAGAGGTCGTTGGGGAGAAAGGGGAGGTTCTGGAGTTCTCCAACGGCAGAGGATTCGCAAGAGTCAGAGGGGAAATCTGGAAGGTCGTGAGCGATGAAGAGCTTGAAAAGGGCGATGAGGTTGAGGTAATTGCTAGAGAAGGTCTTACGCTGAGGGTGAGGAAGATTGGTGGAGGAGGAACTGAGAAGGGAGACGCTGAAGTGGCTGGAGAGAATTGA
- a CDS encoding DUF357 domain-containing protein, whose protein sequence is MEEELRRETLKWLERIEERVKEIEGDEGFMRNIEAYISDSRYFLEKGDLVRAFECVVWAWAWLEIGLEVGKLHETA, encoded by the coding sequence GTGGAGGAGGAACTGAGAAGGGAGACGCTGAAGTGGCTGGAGAGAATTGAGGAAAGGGTGAAGGAGATTGAGGGCGATGAGGGGTTCATGAGGAACATAGAGGCCTACATCAGCGACTCCCGGTATTTTCTGGAGAAGGGGGATTTAGTCAGAGCATTCGAGTGCGTTGTCTGGGCGTGGGCGTGGCTCGAAATCGGGTTGGAGGTTGGAAAGCTGCATGAAACTGCGTAA
- the rsmA gene encoding 16S rRNA (adenine(1518)-N(6)/adenine(1519)-N(6))-dimethyltransferase RsmA, whose translation MKLRKSLGQHMLVDRRVISRIVGYAELSEDDVVLEVGCGTGNLTSALLRKCSVVGIEKDPLMVKRLRERFSDFIGKGRFRLIQGDALKVDFPYFTKFVANIPYKISSPLTFKLLKTDFRLAVVMYQREFAERLCGEDNRLGVISKTYCKAEILEIVKPSSFNPPPKVESAIVRIVPEPEVFVENRELFEKFVTFAFSMRRKRMGKIVQEFRKRYGVELAVNKNLAEKRPEELGARKFAEIVVGE comes from the coding sequence ATGAAACTGCGTAAAAGCCTCGGACAGCACATGCTCGTGGACAGGAGAGTCATTTCAAGGATTGTGGGGTATGCGGAGCTTTCTGAAGACGATGTGGTTCTGGAAGTGGGTTGCGGGACGGGCAATCTCACCTCAGCACTCCTTAGAAAATGCAGCGTTGTGGGGATTGAGAAGGACCCGTTGATGGTTAAAAGGCTGAGAGAAAGATTTTCAGATTTCATAGGGAAGGGCAGGTTCAGGCTTATACAGGGAGACGCGCTGAAAGTGGACTTTCCTTACTTTACGAAGTTCGTGGCGAACATACCCTACAAGATATCCTCCCCTCTTACATTCAAGCTTCTGAAGACCGACTTCAGGCTTGCAGTCGTGATGTATCAGCGCGAGTTTGCTGAGAGGCTCTGCGGTGAAGACAACAGGCTCGGAGTTATATCGAAAACCTACTGCAAGGCGGAGATACTGGAAATAGTAAAGCCAAGCAGCTTCAACCCACCCCCGAAGGTTGAATCGGCGATAGTCCGCATAGTACCCGAGCCGGAGGTTTTTGTAGAGAACAGGGAGCTTTTTGAGAAATTTGTCACCTTCGCTTTCAGCATGAGAAGGAAGAGGATGGGGAAGATAGTGCAGGAGTTCAGAAAGAGATACGGTGTGGAGTTAGCAGTGAATAAAAACTTGGCCGAAAAAAGGCCTGAGGAGCTCGGAGCGAGGAAGTTTGCGGAGATTGTGGTGGGAGAATGA
- a CDS encoding HemK2/MTQ2 family protein methyltransferase, producing the protein MIYEPAEDSELLLEAALRELKPDDEVIEVGAGSGFVAERLKGKCKCILTTDISPFAAMELRRKGLDVVMTDIAKGIRKKFSLVLFNPPYVELEDELRRGDWLDVAIDGGKKGVKVIKKFLDSLDEIMAERGRAILIASSQNEPDVFDLIDERGFRYEIVGERGLFFEKLFAIKIWKE; encoded by the coding sequence ATGATTTACGAGCCGGCTGAGGACAGCGAACTTTTGCTTGAGGCTGCGTTGAGGGAGCTCAAGCCCGACGATGAGGTCATTGAAGTAGGTGCGGGGAGCGGGTTCGTTGCTGAGAGGCTTAAAGGAAAATGCAAATGCATTCTGACAACAGACATCTCACCCTTCGCCGCCATGGAGCTGAGGAGGAAGGGCCTTGATGTTGTGATGACGGACATTGCGAAGGGGATAAGGAAGAAGTTCAGCCTTGTTCTGTTCAACCCTCCCTACGTGGAGCTTGAGGATGAGCTGAGAAGAGGAGACTGGCTTGATGTTGCCATTGACGGCGGTAAGAAGGGGGTTAAGGTAATCAAAAAGTTTCTGGACTCGCTCGACGAGATAATGGCTGAAAGAGGGAGGGCAATCTTAATTGCATCCTCTCAGAACGAGCCGGACGTTTTTGATTTAATTGATGAGAGGGGATTTAGATACGAAATCGTTGGAGAGAGGGGACTTTTCTTTGAGAAGCTCTTTGCTATCAAAATCTGGAAAGAATGA
- a CDS encoding metal-dependent transcriptional regulator yields the protein MERIEEYLEAIYDIQEETSKVAKTGELAKILNVKPSSVTEMLIKLRDMGYVDYQPYKGAKLTRKGEELARRIKKYYLALYHFFKDYLGIQDELAEKLSCELEHHITEDAFVRVCRIISGNCEVCESCTQEYLSLSDATEGEYEVIVAPSYLAKIGLKPGEIVSVVDDEVETPLGKFRVDESVKKLVILSRF from the coding sequence ATGGAGAGGATAGAAGAGTACCTTGAGGCGATTTACGACATTCAGGAGGAGACGAGCAAGGTTGCAAAAACAGGTGAACTTGCAAAAATCCTCAACGTAAAACCATCCAGCGTTACGGAGATGCTAATAAAACTCAGAGATATGGGATACGTGGACTATCAGCCGTACAAAGGAGCAAAGCTTACAAGAAAGGGGGAAGAGCTTGCAAGGAGAATTAAGAAGTACTATCTCGCTCTCTACCACTTCTTTAAGGACTACCTCGGCATACAGGACGAGCTTGCAGAAAAGCTGAGCTGCGAATTGGAGCACCACATTACAGAAGATGCATTCGTCAGGGTGTGCAGAATAATTTCTGGAAATTGTGAGGTTTGCGAGAGCTGCACCCAGGAGTACCTCAGTCTATCAGACGCCACCGAGGGGGAGTACGAGGTCATCGTAGCCCCGTCATACCTGGCAAAAATCGGCCTTAAGCCGGGAGAAATTGTAAGCGTTGTGGACGACGAGGTTGAAACTCCGCTGGGCAAATTCAGGGTTGACGAAAGTGTCAAAAAACTCGTCATTCTTTCCAGATTTTGA
- a CDS encoding flavin reductase family protein has product MLEYLYPLRTYLIVSGVEKPNVMTADWVVPLSFSPQLLGVAIGHSRYTHSLIKECGEFVVAVPTIELLKDVWKAGTLSGAKENKMEKLSLTLVESKKVKVPSIKECQANLECRVVKEVETGDHTLFVGEILHVTHGDAFKDGKPDINYKFVMHASFGKNFTTNSSERFEP; this is encoded by the coding sequence ATGCTGGAGTACCTGTATCCGCTCAGAACGTATTTGATAGTTTCGGGTGTTGAGAAGCCGAATGTAATGACTGCTGACTGGGTTGTGCCTCTGTCCTTCAGTCCGCAGCTTCTCGGAGTGGCTATTGGACACAGCAGGTACACGCATTCGCTAATAAAAGAGTGCGGGGAGTTCGTGGTCGCCGTTCCAACAATTGAGCTTCTCAAGGACGTGTGGAAGGCTGGAACGCTGAGCGGAGCGAAGGAGAACAAGATGGAAAAGCTCAGCCTGACGCTGGTCGAGTCAAAGAAGGTTAAGGTGCCTTCAATCAAAGAGTGTCAGGCAAACCTTGAGTGCAGGGTGGTGAAGGAGGTCGAGACGGGAGACCACACACTGTTTGTAGGAGAAATACTTCACGTAACTCACGGCGATGCCTTCAAAGACGGAAAACCGGACATAAACTACAAGTTCGTCATGCACGCAAGCTTCGGAAAGAACTTCACAACCAACTCAAGCGAGAGGTTCGAGCCATAG
- a CDS encoding transcriptional regulator, giving the protein MYAALIESVVKILQKAEFSVADLAETKPRCFDIVARKDDVVLLIKVLYNVDSLKPEAAEEMKKLTKILQASPIVIGERFKFDFLERGVVYTRYGLPVINLATFYDFIVEGIYPYVYSAPGGYYVKLDSERIREARERLGLSVGDMAKMLGVSRRTVKKYEEGTDTTLSTAAKIEEIIGTFAIKEIDLLNFVEADISEEEEVEGEEGEIIEQLRVIGLSVYPVRQAPFDAVSQAKEDQILTGFKQVREIEKRARLLGRISEAIDAEAAYITDKACKKKVESVVFVLKEELYSVSSAKDFISLLKEKSCEE; this is encoded by the coding sequence ATGTACGCCGCCCTGATAGAATCAGTCGTCAAGATCCTTCAGAAGGCTGAATTTTCCGTTGCAGACTTAGCTGAGACTAAGCCGAGATGCTTCGATATCGTGGCGAGAAAAGATGACGTGGTTTTGCTCATAAAAGTACTCTACAATGTGGACTCTCTCAAACCTGAGGCGGCGGAAGAGATGAAGAAGCTGACGAAAATCCTTCAGGCAAGCCCCATCGTTATCGGGGAGAGGTTCAAGTTCGACTTTCTTGAGAGGGGTGTTGTTTACACACGCTACGGCTTACCGGTAATCAACCTCGCCACCTTCTACGACTTCATCGTGGAGGGGATTTACCCCTACGTTTACTCCGCTCCCGGCGGTTACTACGTGAAGCTCGACAGCGAGAGAATAAGGGAGGCGAGGGAGAGGTTAGGACTTAGCGTAGGAGACATGGCAAAGATGCTCGGAGTTTCGAGGAGGACTGTAAAGAAGTACGAAGAGGGGACGGACACCACTCTTTCGACGGCAGCAAAAATTGAGGAAATCATCGGTACCTTTGCGATAAAGGAAATAGACCTGCTCAACTTTGTTGAGGCTGACATTAGCGAGGAGGAAGAGGTTGAGGGGGAGGAAGGGGAGATAATAGAGCAGCTTAGAGTTATTGGGCTTTCGGTGTATCCGGTAAGGCAGGCTCCCTTCGATGCAGTCTCGCAGGCTAAAGAGGATCAGATTCTTACGGGATTCAAGCAGGTTAGGGAGATTGAGAAAAGGGCAAGGCTCCTCGGAAGGATATCAGAAGCGATAGATGCTGAGGCTGCGTACATCACCGACAAGGCCTGCAAGAAGAAGGTTGAATCTGTTGTTTTTGTCTTAAAAGAGGAGCTTTACTCCGTCAGCAGCGCGAAGGACTTTATCTCCCTTCTGAAAGAAAAGAGCTGTGAGGAGTGA
- the mtnP gene encoding S-methyl-5'-thioadenosine phosphorylase translates to MIGIIGGTHILEIKVLKDVEETRIETPYGTAEIDVGRVDGIDVAIIQRHGKRKDKPPHRINHAANFYALKSLGVKYVIGMGSVGALREEYSLPSLIIPHDYIDFFSGVTIYNDSLVHVTPGFDEYLREVLVEVARKISSFPVIDKGVYFQTRGPRLETKAEIAMIKSFADCVGMTAGSEATIARELGLSYAIVCTMDNYAHGIKNQSIDYREIVEKAKENARECLKIVEEAVKKVWEEKIQRT, encoded by the coding sequence ATGATCGGCATAATCGGGGGCACGCACATTCTCGAAATTAAGGTTCTGAAAGATGTTGAGGAGACGAGAATTGAGACTCCCTACGGAACAGCGGAAATCGATGTTGGAAGGGTTGATGGCATTGACGTGGCAATAATTCAAAGGCACGGGAAGAGAAAGGACAAGCCGCCTCACAGAATAAACCATGCCGCTAACTTCTACGCCCTGAAGTCGCTCGGCGTTAAATACGTCATCGGCATGGGCTCCGTTGGAGCTCTCAGGGAAGAGTACAGCCTGCCATCCCTCATCATCCCCCACGATTACATCGACTTCTTCAGCGGCGTTACTATTTACAACGACTCGCTCGTCCACGTCACGCCCGGGTTTGACGAGTATCTCAGAGAGGTGCTTGTTGAAGTTGCAAGAAAAATTTCAAGCTTTCCGGTGATTGACAAAGGAGTTTACTTCCAGACGCGAGGCCCGAGACTTGAAACCAAGGCCGAGATTGCGATGATAAAGAGCTTCGCAGACTGCGTGGGCATGACCGCAGGGAGCGAGGCAACCATAGCCAGAGAGCTTGGACTGAGTTACGCCATCGTCTGCACGATGGATAACTACGCCCACGGAATAAAGAACCAGAGCATCGATTACAGGGAAATAGTTGAGAAGGCTAAGGAAAATGCGAGAGAATGCCTCAAAATTGTTGAGGAAGCTGTTAAAAAGGTCTGGGAAGAGAAAATCCAGAGGACATAA
- a CDS encoding phosphoribosyltransferase, which translates to MYLVLSWRYVESLCRKIAFEIVEDKFIPERIVALAKGGIFVGSLLSDYLGVSRIVCLDVKDGKEKVGGSRLLVVDDFINTGKTMSRALELVEGDEVRTASLLMLEKSDFIPDYLGDYLTEYYWVIFPWNVFEDISSLISEILREEGEMSQSKLRRIVSERGLNIHSLEAVFPGKFEDVLEFMELKGLIEKRTEGGRVYWRLSE; encoded by the coding sequence ATGTACCTCGTTCTGAGCTGGAGATACGTGGAAAGCCTCTGCAGGAAAATTGCGTTTGAGATCGTGGAAGACAAGTTCATCCCCGAAAGAATTGTCGCGCTCGCCAAGGGCGGCATTTTCGTTGGAAGTTTGCTAAGCGACTACCTTGGGGTTTCCAGGATCGTCTGCCTGGACGTGAAAGACGGCAAAGAAAAGGTCGGGGGTAGCAGGCTGCTGGTGGTTGATGACTTCATCAACACGGGAAAGACGATGAGCAGGGCTTTAGAGCTTGTTGAGGGTGATGAGGTCAGGACAGCATCCCTTCTGATGCTGGAAAAGTCAGACTTCATTCCGGACTACCTCGGCGACTACCTTACCGAATACTACTGGGTTATCTTCCCGTGGAACGTTTTTGAGGACATTTCTAGCCTCATTTCCGAGATACTGCGTGAAGAAGGGGAGATGAGCCAGTCAAAACTCAGAAGAATCGTTTCCGAGAGGGGGTTAAACATTCACTCCCTTGAGGCCGTTTTCCCCGGAAAATTTGAGGACGTGCTCGAGTTCATGGAGCTGAAGGGCCTGATAGAAAAGAGAACTGAGGGAGGTAGGGTTTACTGGAGGCTGAGCGAATGA
- a CDS encoding DNA-directed DNA polymerase II small subunit, with protein MVIKNIDAATVAKKFLVRGYNIDPKAAELICKSGLFSDELVDKICRIANGGFIIEKSVVEEFLRNLSNLKPATLTPRPEERKVEEVKASCIALKVIKDITGKSSCQGNVEDFLMYFNSRLEKLSRIIRSRVNTTPIAHAGKVRGNVSVVGMVNEVYERGDKCYIRLEDTTGTITCVATGKNAEVARELLGDEVIGVTGLLKGSSLYANRIVFPDVPINGNGEKKRDFYIVFLSDTHFGSKEFLEKEWEMFVRWLKGEVGGKKSQNLAEKVKYIVIAGDIVDGIGVYPGQEDDLAISDIYGQYEFAASHLDEIPKEIKIIVSPGNHDAVRQAEPQPAFEGEIRSLFPKNVEHVGNPAYVDIEGVKVLIYHGRSIDDIISKIPRLSYDEPQKVMEELLKRRHLSPIYGGRTPLAPEREDYLVIEDVPDILHCGHIHTYGTGFYRGVFMVNSSTWQAQTEFQKKVNLNPMPGNVAVYRPGGEVIRLRFYGE; from the coding sequence ATGGTAATTAAAAATATCGATGCCGCAACAGTGGCGAAGAAGTTTCTGGTAAGGGGGTACAACATAGACCCCAAAGCTGCTGAGCTAATTTGCAAATCCGGCCTCTTTAGCGATGAACTCGTTGACAAGATTTGCCGCATAGCCAATGGGGGTTTCATCATAGAAAAGAGCGTTGTTGAGGAGTTCTTACGAAACCTATCAAATCTGAAGCCAGCAACCCTAACGCCCAGGCCGGAGGAAAGGAAGGTGGAAGAGGTAAAGGCCTCCTGCATCGCTCTCAAGGTCATAAAGGACATAACGGGGAAGTCCAGCTGTCAGGGAAACGTGGAGGACTTCCTTATGTACTTCAACTCCAGACTTGAGAAGCTTTCAAGGATAATAAGGAGCAGGGTAAACACCACCCCCATAGCCCACGCCGGGAAGGTTAGGGGGAACGTTAGCGTTGTGGGGATGGTGAATGAAGTCTACGAGAGGGGAGACAAATGCTACATACGCCTTGAAGACACAACAGGAACCATAACCTGCGTTGCAACCGGAAAAAACGCTGAGGTTGCAAGAGAGCTTCTTGGTGACGAGGTCATCGGCGTAACAGGATTGCTGAAGGGCTCCTCACTCTACGCAAACAGAATAGTTTTTCCCGACGTTCCGATTAACGGGAACGGAGAGAAGAAGAGGGATTTTTACATCGTTTTCCTCTCGGACACGCACTTCGGAAGCAAGGAATTCCTCGAGAAGGAGTGGGAAATGTTCGTCAGGTGGCTTAAGGGGGAGGTTGGAGGAAAGAAAAGCCAGAATCTCGCTGAGAAGGTTAAGTACATTGTAATTGCGGGCGATATCGTTGACGGTATCGGTGTTTATCCCGGTCAGGAGGATGATTTAGCGATAAGCGACATCTACGGCCAGTACGAGTTTGCAGCCTCCCATCTTGACGAGATTCCGAAAGAGATCAAAATAATAGTCTCTCCCGGAAACCATGATGCGGTCAGGCAGGCCGAACCTCAACCAGCGTTTGAAGGCGAGATCAGGAGCCTGTTTCCTAAAAACGTTGAGCATGTTGGAAATCCCGCATACGTCGATATAGAGGGTGTGAAGGTTCTGATTTACCACGGGAGGAGCATAGACGACATAATTTCGAAAATTCCGCGCCTGAGCTACGATGAGCCTCAGAAGGTCATGGAGGAGCTGCTGAAGAGGAGGCACCTCAGCCCGATTTACGGTGGAAGAACACCTTTGGCTCCGGAAAGGGAGGATTACCTCGTTATTGAGGACGTTCCCGATATTCTTCACTGCGGACACATCCACACCTACGGAACGGGGTTTTACAGAGGCGTTTTCATGGTCAACTCCTCCACCTGGCAGGCGCAGACCGAGTTTCAGAAAAAGGTCAATCTCAACCCGATGCCCGGCAACGTTGCGGTTTACAGGCCGGGAGGAGAGGTTATAAGGCTGAGGTTCTACGGTGAGTAA
- a CDS encoding S26 family signal peptidase has translation MDTESKTYQFLKDVVSTLIIVAVVVGGGIAITGTWPFMVAVESGSMEPHLYPGDVVFLLSPSRTGGIVTWEEGKETGYMSFGNYGDVIVYKPNGYGKPIIHRAIAYVHKGDYIPAIVNGKLVLTNQIAESDGYITQGDNVRTNQLPDQAVPAAFSPIGEKILPVKEDWIIGVAKFRVPYIGYLRLLIPI, from the coding sequence ATGGACACTGAATCCAAGACCTACCAGTTTCTGAAAGATGTCGTCTCAACGTTAATTATCGTTGCGGTTGTGGTGGGTGGAGGTATAGCAATCACTGGCACCTGGCCCTTTATGGTTGCGGTTGAGTCTGGTAGCATGGAGCCACATCTTTATCCGGGCGACGTCGTCTTCCTCCTCAGCCCCTCACGCACGGGTGGAATTGTGACGTGGGAGGAGGGAAAGGAGACGGGATACATGAGCTTTGGGAATTACGGGGATGTTATAGTTTACAAGCCCAACGGCTACGGAAAGCCGATCATCCACAGAGCCATCGCCTACGTTCACAAGGGAGACTACATCCCGGCGATCGTGAACGGCAAGCTCGTTCTGACGAACCAGATAGCTGAGAGCGACGGCTACATAACCCAGGGAGACAACGTGAGGACAAATCAGCTTCCTGATCAGGCTGTTCCTGCAGCGTTCTCTCCAATCGGTGAGAAAATTCTGCCCGTAAAGGAGGATTGGATTATAGGCGTTGCAAAGTTCAGAGTTCCGTATATAGGCTATCTGAGGCTGTTGATTCCCATCTAA
- a CDS encoding DUF2178 domain-containing protein, producing the protein MRYGKIGVATAMAVGAAVGYAVESGKWFITVIAVLAGVALLSLVKRRVDEVVEDERTVRVGERASRRTVEIFSIGAALSGAVMLALDLHTEAALALEFAVCCVLVLYLIFYGYYSFRALD; encoded by the coding sequence ATGAGGTACGGTAAAATAGGAGTTGCTACGGCAATGGCCGTTGGGGCAGCGGTAGGCTATGCGGTTGAGAGTGGAAAATGGTTTATTACAGTAATTGCAGTGCTGGCAGGAGTTGCTTTGCTCTCACTGGTTAAGAGAAGGGTTGATGAGGTTGTGGAGGATGAGAGGACTGTAAGGGTTGGCGAGAGGGCTTCGAGGAGGACGGTTGAAATTTTTAGCATCGGAGCGGCTTTGAGCGGAGCAGTGATGCTGGCCCTTGATTTACACACGGAGGCTGCTCTCGCTCTTGAGTTTGCGGTCTGCTGCGTTCTCGTGCTATATCTTATCTTTTACGGCTACTACAGCTTTAGGGCGTTGGATTGA